In Dermacentor silvarum isolate Dsil-2018 chromosome 2, BIME_Dsil_1.4, whole genome shotgun sequence, the following proteins share a genomic window:
- the LOC119442488 gene encoding oviduct-specific glycoprotein — MCIVMTLVVMFALVVLLQTRMIDNASFRDLMVLRGVTAGRKRTGKFDLLEPDPGEEGVSKPVNATATAVAAAAAASAAGPARKAAARRRPPSGSYLPKRVFDNEEVVAKDAAIEIVSEYADLPSTLLPESALSRTARSICMVHGSRSGSNRRTHPRTCNWTELQPSDLPTHLCTDIVYCCFGLDQFFNVTTTPETLRLVRNLPRKTEVTRFWLAVGDGEASNGKFSVACRDEKSALTLAMNILSWLKAHDFGGVFLYWTYPSLQETQLHVKLLKLMKELYKLTGKLVGAVVPYEQQLREHFDMPALVALLAPYSILVTPPVTAAQQPSFARTFAPFKVDFLYKYNRILWETKDNILRKDGRYHLCYMTSLAGWSFTMARTTNRSDAGNMALGPGKAFPGSGQAGRLAFDDVCKATYEIEDDTKYSVVAISGRDFVAYMNPRMYRKVLYALANATKHGGCFGIWDMNWDDYCGFCGLGKFPFSGVLYNALFESGRVK; from the exons ATGTGCATCGTGATGACCCTCGTAGTAATGTTCGCCCTGGTCGTGCTGCTCCAGACGCGCATGATCGACAACGCGTCCTTCCGCGACCTCATGGTCCTGCGCGGCGTCACCGCGGGGCGCAAGCGCACCGGCAAGTTCGACCTGCTCGAGCCGGACCCCGGCGAAGAGGGCGTCTCGAAGCCCGTCAACGCCACCGCCACtgctgtcgctgctgctgctgctgcttccgctgctGGGCCTGCCAGGAAGGCGGCCGCGAGACGGCGACCGCCGTCCGGAAGCTACCTTCCCAAGCGGGTGTTTGACAACGAGGAG GTAGTTGCCAAGGACGCCGCCATCGAAATTGTCTCCGAATACGCCGATCTCCCATCCACGCTGTTGCCCGAGAGTGCGTTGAGCCGCACGGCACGATCCATCTGCATGGTTCATGGTAGCCGAAGCGGCAGCAACAGGCGTACCCACCCGCGGACCTGCAACTGGACAGAACTGCAGCCGAGCGACCTACCAACGCACCTGTGCACAGACATCGTGTACTGCTGCTTCGGCCTTGACCAGTTCTTCAACGTGACCACGACGCCAGAGACGCTGCGTCTCGTACGAAACCTGCCACGAAAAACGGAGGTCACCCGATTCTGGCTTGCCGTTGGCGATGGCGAAGCCTCCAACGGCAAGTTCTCGGTGGCTTGCCGCGACGAAAAATCGGCCCTCACACTCGCCATGAACATCCTCAGCTGGCTGAAGGCACATGACTTCGGCGGCGTCTTCCTGTACTGGACGTACCCGTCTCTGCAGGAGACCCAGCTGCACGTCAAGCTGCTGAAGCTGATGAAAGAGCTGTACAAGCTGACGGGCAAATTGGTCGGCGCAGTCGTACCGTACGAGCAGCAGTTGCGAGAGCACTTTGATATGCCGGCCTTGGTTGCTCTTCTCGCCCCGTACAGCATCCTCGTGACGCCACCAGTGACGGCCGCCCAGCAGCCTTCGTTTGCGAGGACCTTCGCGCCATTCAAGGTGGACTTTCTATACAAGTACAACCGCATCCTCTgggagaccaaggacaacatccTTCGCAAGGACGGCAGGTACCATCTCTGCTACATGACGTCCCTTGCCGGCTGGTCCTTCACCATGGCTCGTACTACAAACAGAAGCGACGCCGGAAATATGGCTCTGGGTCCCGGAAAGGCGTTTCCTGGATCGGGACAAGCTGGCCGCCTGGCGTTCGATGACGTGTGCAAGGCCACGTACGAAATCGAAGATGACACCAAGTACAGCGTGGTTGCGATCAGTGGTAGGGACTTTGTGGCCTACATGAATCCCAGGATGTACCGGAAGGTGCTGTATGCCCTTGCAAACGCTACAAAACATGGCGGCTGCTTCGGCATTTGGGACATGAACTGGGACGACTACTGCGGTTTCTGCGGTTTGGGCAAGTTCCCTTTCAGCGGCGTCCTTTACAACGCCCTGTTCGAATCCGGCCGGGTGAAATAA
- the LOC119442489 gene encoding probable chitinase 10 — MEAPAAVARLPNHRVVQRLAPPPRPPPAPDEQADALTSTVCVALTLVVMFALMVTLQIYLVESSTIQDLLGFNMSFNPDTLFVSNATSQPRPPATASARTPRIKTTVSSPGRKTASSRHKGLGAGQLGDPPTRGSVRAIEPQSTAAEEAPTTTTPASYTLWPDVMYHRYRSVCMYKARRKTRSRAGRNFGIDVLPYHLCTDAVYCCAGINASDATIKPGDATVDVFRHGWRKFSQLKSKNSFLRIWIAVGGRDGGEASEEDRGAYSKITREESLASLFVANAVDWLEAQSFDGLMLYWKFPEIHEMNGLIDLLRIMRASFRRLDHSVGVIVPLDHRLRERFDMRDLVDLMDDYSILVDPTEPVPPTYGKTALKWTQDVVERYAEAFRETQYTVRGHRRSGRFQLCYPLDVTSTSYTLFATDAEDNTTDEGVESSGPGQEGRSTRSPGRLAYDELCLRHRWDATQDRPYCRVALYGNQWISHPTPPSLEAFVRALMKVTGGTRCLGIWDPFWDDFAGHCGQGTYPLVQTIFNTERAIEKATRRPRATNNTGRG, encoded by the coding sequence ATGGAGGCACCAGCCGCGGTGGCGAGGCTGCCCAACCACCGCGTTGTGCAGCGCCTCGCGCCGCCGCCCCGACCGCCCCCGGCGCCGGACGAGCAAGCGGACGCGCTCACCTCCACCGTCTGCGTCGCGCTCACCCTCGTAGTAATGTTCGCCCTGATGGTGACGCTTCAAATCTACCTCGTGGAATCGTCCACTATCCAGGACTTACTCGGCTTTAATATGAGCTTCAACCCCGATACACTGTTCGTTTCCAACGCCACGAGCCAGCCACGACCGCCTGCCACTGCCAGCGCCAGGACACCGCGCATCAAGACGACAGTTTCTTCGCCGGGCCGCAAGACCGCGTCGTCACGACACAAGGGCCTCGGTGCGGGGCAGCTTGGCGACCCGCCGACGCGCGGAAGCGTCCGCGCCATCGAGCCGCAATCCACGGCAGCTGAGGAGGCGCCCACCACCACAACTCCGGCATCTTACACGCTCTGGCCGGACGTGATGTACCACCGGTACCGGTCAGTGTGCATGTACAAGGCACGACGCAAGACGCGCTCGCGGGCCGGCCGCAACTTCGGCATCGACGTCCTCCCCTACCACCTGTGCACAGACGCCGTGTACTGCTGCGCCGGCATCAACGCGTCCGACGCCACCATCAAACCGGGCGACGCGACGGTGGACGTCTTCCGGCACGGCTGGCGCAAATTCAGTCAGCTAAAGAGCAAGAACTCCTTCCTTCGCATCTGGATTGCGGTGGGCGGTCGAGACGGGGGTGAAGCGAGTGAGGAGGACCGGGGCGCCTACAGCAAGATAACGCGCGAGGAATCACTCGCGTCACTGTTCGTGGCGAACGCGGTCGACTGGCTCGAGGCGCAGTCCTTCGACGGCCTGATGCTCTACTGGAAATTCCCGGAGATTCACGAGATGAACGGGCTCATCGACCTGCTGCGCATCATGCGCGCATCATTCCGGCGCCTGGACCATTCCGTGGGCGTCATCGTGCCACTCGACCACCGGCTGCGCGAGCGCTTCGACATGCGCGATCTGGTCGATCTCATGGACGACTACAGCATCCTCGTCGACCCCACCGAGCCCGTGCCGCCCACCTACGGAAAGACGGCCCTCAAGTGGACTCAGGACGTCGTTGAGCGCTACGCCGAGGCCTTCCGCGAGACGCAGTACACGGTTCGCGGCCATCGCCGCAGCGGACGCTTCCAGCTCTGCTACCCTCTCGACGTCACGTCCACGTCGTACACGTTGTTTGCCACCGACGCCGAAGACAACACGACCGACGAAGGCGTCGAGTCCTCGGGTCCCGGACAGGAAGGCCGCAGCACGCGTTCGCCGGGCCGACTCGCCTACGACGAGCTGTGCCTTCGACATCGCTGGGACGCGACGCAAGACCGTCCGTACTGCCGGGTGGCTCTGTACGGGAACCAGTGGATCTCGCACCCGACGCCTCCCTCGCTCGAGGCGTTCGTGCGAGCGCTCATGAAGGTGACCGGCGGCACCCGATGCCTAGGCATCTGGGACCCCTTCTGGGACGATTTTGCCGGACACTGCGGCCAAGGGACTTATCCCTTGGTCCAAACTATTTTCAATACGGAGCGCGCTATAGAGAAGGCGACGAGGCGCCCACGCGCCACGAACAATACCGGTCGCGGCTGA